The following nucleotide sequence is from Pueribacillus theae.
CTTAAACGGATATGAACTTTACAGGAACTTGAATATTTTAATTTTTACTAGGTGCGAAAGTTGAGTTAATAAGTAAGATTAAATAAGGGGGTTCATATCATGATAAGCAAAAAAAGCCTATTTGTCAGCTTTATCCTTTTACTCATGTTGGCACTCGCAGCCTGTAGCGGCTCCAGCTCATCAAGTTCGGATAGCGGCAAAAATTCTGAAAGCGCTTCAAAAGGCTCTTCAGGAGATGTGAAAGAAGTTCCAATTGGTTATAGCGGACCACTTAGCGGAGCTGCTGCTTACTATGGAGAGAATACAGTAAACGGTTTAAAAATGGCAGCAGAAGAGATTAATGAAGCTGGCGGTTTTGAAGTAGATGGACAGAAATACAAACTTAAACTTGTGACACTTGATGATAAATACTTACCGAACGAAACAGCTTCAAATGCAAAACGTTTAATCCAAGAAAATGATGCAAAGGTTATTTTTAACCCGCATAGCGGGGGTATTAAAGCAATGCAAGTGTTTAACGAACAAGAAGAATTTCTAATCGCGGCATATACGAGTGAACCGGACATCATTGAACAAGGAAACGAATTAACTTGGAGAATCCCTCCTGGCTATGACACGTACATAGAGCCATTTTCAGATTATGAAATGGAGCGTTTTGGGAAAAAGATTGCTTTTCTTCCGACTGCCAGCCAGTATGGAAAAGACTGGGCAGAAAATTTGAAGCCTGTATGGGAGAAAAAAGGTGGAGAAGTCGTATTTGAAGCTGACATTGATTTCAGCAAAGACACTGACTTTTATACAGTCGTAACAAATGCATTAAAAGAAAAACCTGATGTCTTATTTATCGGTGGGCCATCTGAACCAACCGCACTTGTTGCAAAACAAGCACGTGACTTGGGCTTTGAAGGCGGGTTCCTTATCATGGACCAAGCCAAAATGGATGAAATGGCTGCTGTGATGGATGGCAAGATGGAGCTGCTGGAAGGCTCTGTAGGTGTTCTTCCGCTTGTTAATACCGATTATCCAGGAACAGCTGCCTTTGTTGAAAAATATCGTGAAGCTCACAAAAAAGATCCTGGCTCTGAAGCAGGTCTAAATTATATAGCACTATACGCACTCGTTGAAGCAATGAAAGTCGCTGGTACAGTTGATGATGCAGCAGCCATTAGAAAAGCGCTTGATGAAGGCGTTAAAAAT
It contains:
- a CDS encoding ABC transporter substrate-binding protein; this translates as MISKKSLFVSFILLLMLALAACSGSSSSSSDSGKNSESASKGSSGDVKEVPIGYSGPLSGAAAYYGENTVNGLKMAAEEINEAGGFEVDGQKYKLKLVTLDDKYLPNETASNAKRLIQENDAKVIFNPHSGGIKAMQVFNEQEEFLIAAYTSEPDIIEQGNELTWRIPPGYDTYIEPFSDYEMERFGKKIAFLPTASQYGKDWAENLKPVWEKKGGEVVFEADIDFSKDTDFYTVVTNALKEKPDVLFIGGPSEPTALVAKQARDLGFEGGFLIMDQAKMDEMAAVMDGKMELLEGSVGVLPLVNTDYPGTAAFVEKYREAHKKDPGSEAGLNYIALYALVEAMKVAGTVDDAAAIRKALDEGVKNIPEDKQVYQISGVTEKGANELPLRMGVVEDGEVKQVDPEKK